The following nucleotide sequence is from candidate division WOR-3 bacterium.
CGCTTGGCTCCAGCCGACGCCAGGTCTCACCGCCATCTTCGGTCTTCAGGAGCGTGCCGCCGTCGCCGCAGACATAGCCCACGACGTCATCCTCAGGGAAGCACAAACCCCGAAGATTGGCGACACCGGCGATTCCGCCCCCGGTTGCAAACCAGTGCTCACTGCCAGCCACTTTCCTGAGAATCGTTCCCGCGGCGCCGACCGCAAGCCCGGTTTCTCCGTCAACCGGAAACGATACGGCCAAAAGGTCAGCCGTGGTTGGAACCATAAGCCGACGCCAGGTAGCGCCGCAGTCATCGGTGCGCATAATCAGACCAAAGGTGCCGACGATGTACCCGGTTCGTTCAGTGGGGAAACACACACCGTAGATGTCACTATCTGTGTCAAGACTTACCGTCTGCCAGCTCCTGCCAGCATCCGCTGTCTTCAGCAATGTGCCGCCCGCTCCGACTATGAAGCCTTCGAGCATATCCTCACGAAAGCAGACGCCGAAGAGGTCAGCATGGGTCGGCACCGGCACTCGTTGCCATGTATTTCCGCCATCGTGGGTGACAAGCAGGAGACCACTACTACCAACACAGAATCCATCCGTGCCCTCACCCGGCAAAACTACCGCCCTAAAGTCGTTCATTCGGTTCCCATCCTCCTTCGTTCACGATGCACAAAGCCACCAGTTCTGACCGCGAGGAGCAGCACGCATGCGGCAAGCGATAGGATGCTAACCGCAAGCAGTATCGAACGCAGCCGTCCCAGGGGTGCGGTCACCACCAATCGGTGTCTTCCCTCAGGACAGCGCAGCCAGATGAAATGGTCTTTGGTCTCA
It contains:
- a CDS encoding YCF48-related protein is translated as MNDFRAVVLPGEGTDGFCVGSSGLLLVTHDGGNTWQRVPVPTHADLFGVCFREDMLEGFIVGAGGTLLKTADAGRSWQTVSLDTDSDIYGVCFPTERTGYIVGTFGLIMRTDDCGATWRRLMVPTTADLLAVSFPVDGETGLAVGAAGTILRKVAGSEHWFATGGGIAGVANLRGLCFPEDDVVGYVCGDGGTLLKTEDGGETWRRLEPSVGYVAFHRIAFPRGTEHGVCVGGAGTILSTDDGGDTWTAACCSTAEDLLGLSFRPDGEIGCACGRNGTILLTTDGGHSWVRAESVEL